In Deinococcus taeanensis, one DNA window encodes the following:
- a CDS encoding RidA family protein, giving the protein MSRQSFTPENAPAPAGPYSHAVRIGPFVHTAGQVGVEPATRQARVGVEAQTRQALENVRAALESAGASMGDVLRVGVYLTRAEDFAAMNAVYREFFSEPYPARSTVYVGLNPGLLVEIDALAVLTP; this is encoded by the coding sequence ATGTCACGACAGAGCTTCACTCCGGAGAACGCCCCGGCCCCGGCCGGGCCCTACTCGCACGCCGTGCGTATCGGTCCGTTCGTGCACACCGCTGGTCAGGTGGGGGTGGAACCGGCAACCCGTCAGGCCCGTGTCGGGGTGGAGGCGCAGACCCGCCAGGCCCTGGAGAACGTCCGCGCGGCGCTGGAATCGGCCGGGGCCAGCATGGGGGATGTCCTGCGCGTGGGGGTGTACCTGACCCGTGCGGAGGACTTCGCGGCGATGAACGCCGTGTACCGTGAGTTCTTCAGTGAGCCTTACCCGGCCCGCAGCACCGTGTATGTGGGTCTCAACCCGGGGCTGCTGGTGGAGATCGATGCTCTGGCGGTCCTGACGCCCTGA